In a single window of the Bacillus mycoides genome:
- a CDS encoding CGNR zinc finger domain-containing protein, whose protein sequence is MQETKQFPLISGNLSLDLVNTELVRRGQRYDLLITDEDVLEWLHVIKANLPFWNEKTLIGIQERVNQVTSSILEVREVLRKQFEAIADLHEISNDFIAYLEKQIEKAPFTYKVIEQRLVPIPVGEIEDVLVSLIAFDALTLIAENKLISLKRCSNPDCVLLFIDKSGKRKWCSMKICGNRKKAAKFQVRKSEEV, encoded by the coding sequence TCTGGAAATCTCTCATTAGATTTAGTGAATACAGAGTTAGTTAGGCGTGGACAACGTTATGATTTATTAATAACAGATGAAGATGTATTAGAATGGCTACATGTAATAAAGGCTAATCTTCCTTTTTGGAATGAAAAAACACTTATAGGAATTCAAGAGCGAGTGAATCAAGTTACATCTAGCATATTAGAGGTAAGAGAAGTACTGAGAAAACAGTTTGAGGCAATTGCTGATCTGCACGAAATTTCTAATGATTTTATTGCGTATTTAGAAAAACAAATTGAGAAGGCACCATTTACATATAAAGTCATTGAACAGCGTCTAGTACCTATCCCAGTTGGAGAAATTGAGGATGTACTTGTATCGTTAATTGCATTTGATGCTTTAACGTTAATAGCAGAAAATAAGCTTATTTCTCTTAAAAGGTGTTCAAACCCCGACTGTGTTTTATTATTTATAGATAAAAGTGGAAAACGAAAATGGTGTTCTATGAAAATATGTGGGAACCGGAAAAAAGCAGCAAAATTTCAGGTTCGAAAATCTGAAGAGGTTTAG